TGGCAATGCAAGAATTAAATGTTCGCCGATCATACCGGCGACACTTCGGGATAACATGGCATAAGGCATACGCTGTTGTCCGTATTGGCGCATGGCTTCTGCTATTCCGGGTATCTCTCGTTCTAATATTGGTCTGACGGCTTCAGGAGTTTGATCGCGCATCGATAATCCCGTTCCACCTGTGATGATAATCATATGGTGTTGTGATGCACAACAATCTTGAATTGTTTTTTGAATAAGTTCAATATCATCTGGTATGACTAAATAAGTTCCGAGTTTAGCATTGTATTTTTGCAAAGAAGCCATGATGGCTTTTCCTGCGGAATCTTCCTTTTTTCCGGAGGATACAGAATCTGAGCACACGATGACTGCAGCTTTAAAATCAGGCGACAAAAGATCTGCATAGTCAGATTTGCCGCCTTTCTTTTTCAATAATTTTATGGTAGCAATTTCTATTTCCTTATCGATGGGTTTAAGCATATCGTAAATGGTAAGTGCAACGATGGAAGCACCATGCATGGCTTCCACTTCCACTCCTGTTTTATAAATGGTTTGCACTTCCACTTCAATAATGATGCTTAGATCTATTATGCTAAATTTTATTTGTGCAAATTCGATAGGCAGTGGATGGCAATCGGGAATGAGGTCTGATGTTTTTTTGATTCCGAACAATCCGGCCACGCGGGCTGCTTCGAGGACATCTCCTTTGGGCACCTTTTTCTGTTGTATAGCTTCAATAGTTTTGACAGAACCTACGCGCACGATTGCTTGTGCAATGGCTATCCGATGT
The genomic region above belongs to Saprospiraceae bacterium and contains:
- a CDS encoding bifunctional molybdenum cofactor biosynthesis protein MoaC/MoaB; this encodes MVDITAKNNSHRIAIAQAIVRVGSVKTIEAIQQKKVPKGDVLEAARVAGLFGIKKTSDLIPDCHPLPIEFAQIKFSIIDLSIIIEVEVQTIYKTGVEVEAMHGASIVALTIYDMLKPIDKEIEIATIKLLKKKGGKSDYADLLSPDFKAAVIVCSDSVSSGKKEDSAGKAIMASLQKYNAKLGTYLVIPDDIELIQKTIQDCCASQHHMIIITGGTGLSMRDQTPEAVRPILEREIPGIAEAMRQYGQQRMPYAMLSRSVAGMIGEHLILALPGSTRGAMESMSAIFPAVFHLFRLKEGFKHEE